The Brevibacillus humidisoli DNA segment ATCTGGACATGTGGATGCTGCAGGTTCGCATACAGCAAATCGCTGAGGACTGGACCACCTTTGAACGGGAGACAACGGCCTTTGCTGAGGAGATCTCGGCATGAGCAGCTTACTGATGATCATTACCTTCTTTTTCTGGCTGCTCCTGTTCTACTATTCGCTCCTGACGGTGGCGGGCCTGCTCTATCGGGTGCGGAGCAAACCACCGTCGCAACTGGAGCGTTACCCTAGTGTAGCGATCCTTATACCGGCCCACAACGAAGCGGTTGTTATCGCTGATACCCTGTACGCGATGAGCAAAATCAAGTATCCCGGCGATCTGCAGATCTACGTGCTAAATGATTGTTCTCAGGATGAGACAGGAGAGATTGCTCAGTATTATGAGCACTCATACCCCTATTTTCATCATGTCCACGTCCCGCCAGGCGAGCCCAGAGGGAAAGCGCGTGTGCTCAATTACGGCATCTCCGTGACGGAGTCGGACTACATCTGTGTCTACGATGCAGACAATCAGCCAGAGCCGGAGAGCGTGAGATTGTTGGTAGAAGCAGCGGAAACGGTTCCCGGTGCCGTCGGTGCCGTCGGCTATGTGAAGACGATGAACGAGTCGGCCAACTGGTTGACCCGGATGATTGCCCTGGAGTTCTCCACCTTTCAGTTGCTGATGCAGTCCGGCCGCTGGATGCTGTTTCAGCTCGGGTCACTGACCGGCACCAACATGCTGGTCAAACGACGAGACTTGCTGGATGCCGGTGGATATGATCCGTATGCGCTGGCAGAAGACGCCGATTTAACCGTGACACTGACAGAACGGGGAGGGCTCTTGCTCATCGTTCCAGAGGCTCGCACCTGGGAACAAGAGCCGGAAACGATCAGGGTATGGTTGAGGCAGCGGACACGCTGGATGCAGGGGAATCTGTATCTGCTGGAAAAGGCGATGAAAAACCCGTGCATGTTCAAGGGGCGCAATCTATTCAATACAGCCCAATTGCTGTTGGTCTATGTGTGCTTTACCGGATTCCTCCTGGTGTCGGATCTCTGGTTTCTGTTCGGGCTGTTTGGCATGACCGATCTGGCCCAGGCGGTACAGGTGCCTCTGCTGATCCTCTGGTTTGAATCGTGGCTGATCTACTATGTTCAACTCGTATCTGCCCAAATGGTTGACAAAGTGATCAGGCCGCTGGATTTGCTCGTATCGTTCGTGATGTACTTTTCCTATTCCCAGCTTTGGCTGTTCATTTTGTTGCGGGCGCTTTACTTCCAAATCAAGCTGAAGCGAACAAAAAAAGCGCCCGTCTGGGACAAAACGGATCGCTTCCAACAGGCTGGACAGCAGGACAAATCGTCGAGAATGCGCCTGCTGCCATAGCTCTGGTTCTTTTCGCAGCTCCAATTCTTTTTAAGGTCTGTGCCCCAACTGCTCCGACATTTCTGATGTGATCTGAAGCAGATGGTTGCGGATCGAGTCAACCTGCGGTTGCACACGGTCAGTTGGACCAATCACGCTCACAGCTGCAACCACCTGATCGGTTGCGTCGAACACCGGAGCAGCCATTCCCGTCACTCCCTGATTGCGGCGATTCCAGCTCATCTCATAGCCTCTCTCTTTGATTTGCCGCAAGTTTTCTTTAATCTCCTCCACGCTAGCAAAGGATTGCGGCGTGTATTTTTTTAGCTCCACATCTGACAGTACTTCCTGCTGGAAGGCATCGGATTGATAGGCAAGCAGAACACGTGAACCGCTCGTTGCATAAGGCGGAAAACGACGGTAGATTTCCACGTTGAAGCGGATGGGATGAGGTGAATCCAGTTTGGCAACGTAGAGTGCATCGGTTTTGTCGAGAATGCAAAGAACCACTAATTCCTTGGTCTGCGCAAGCAGTTGATTGAGGTAGGGAGCAGAAAAGTCGACAATATCGTGGTTTTTGATTACTTTGTTGCCCAACTCCAATAACGTGTATCCCAGAGTGTACTGCTTGGTTGCCTCATTTTGCCGAATAAATCCTTCAGACTCAAGCGTTGCCAAGATCTTGTGCACGGCCCCCTTTGACAGTTGCAACCGCTTACTTAACTCCGTGACACCCAACTCTTTGGGGGAATCTAGAAACACTTTTAAAAGCTTGCAGCTGTTACGTACAGAAGAAAGGAAGTTCTCCATCGTCATAAAGCCCCTTTAAAAAATCAGTCTTAGGAAAATAATTACTAGTCTACCACAATTCAAGCAAAAAAACGTGGAAAGCGCAATCGACAACCCGGCGTGGTGCTTTTCTCAGATTTAGTTGAATTGTCAGTCCCTTTATGCTAGTATAGCATAGTAGTTTCCTAATTGGAAACACTGTTCATATATAGTGAACAACATTTGAGAACAAGAGGGGTTGATTGTCGTGATGAAAAAGGCATTATCCGTATTATCCGTCATGTCGCTGGTTGGATTGCTGCTGGCTGGCTGTGGGAACTCCGAGCCCCAACCCGCTGCATCTAATCAGACGACGTCGGGAGGGAATGCAGGCAGCGAGGTTCAAATGGAAGGAGAACTGGTAGTTGCCGGCAATGGTTCTACTGTAGAGAAGTTAATGAAAGACAAGATTTTCAAAAAGTTTAATGAGAAATATCCAAACGTAAAGCTTACTTATGTTCCTGGTGTCTCAACAGAGATCGTCGCCCAGGTGAAAGCACAGAAAAATGCGCCCCAGATTGACGTGGCTGTGATTGAAGGCGGCGAGCAGGAGAAAGGGCACCAAGCTGGACTTTGGGAGCCTATCACAGAAAAAGACGTACCTAACATGAACAAGGTTCCCAAAGAGTATCATGTAAGCGATAACAGTGGCGTTACCGTGAACGTGACGCCGATCGGCATTTCCTACAATGCCAAGCTGGTTGAGGAGAAAGGACTGCCGATCCCAAAATCCTGGAACGATCTGACCAAACCAGAGATGAAGGGCTACATCACAATGGCTGGCATCACCAGCAACTTCGGACGTTCTCCACTGATCATGCTCTCGTATGCGAACGGTGGATCGGAGAAAGATATGGACCCTGGCTTTGAGAAGTTGAAGATCATTGCAGGGTATATGCCTACCTTTGCCAAAAGCTCTGCCCAACTGATGCAAAACCTGCAAAACGAAAGTGCCGCCTACACCACCTGGACGATGGCGCGCAGTCTGGTGCTGAAAGACTCAGGTCTGCCGCTCGAATTCGTCTTCCCGGAAGAGGGAGGAAACGCCGTGCTGACCGTCGCATCGCAGGTAAAAGGAGCACAACATCCGGTAGCGGCCAAGGCGTTTATTGATTTTCTGTTGACCGATGAAATCCAGACGATGTATGCGACCGACCTGTTCTACAGCCCGTCGGTAGACGTCAAGCTGCCTGATGATGTAGCGAAAATGCTGGAGTTTGACCGCAGCAAGGTAGTGACGTTTGACAACGATGTAGTGGCAAGCAAAACAGCCGAGTGGCTTGACCGCTTCAACAAGGAAGTCGCACCATTGGCAGGAAAGTAGGTGTCATCTTGAGCAACATGATCGACGTGGAACTGCGCAACATCGAAAAAAGGTTTCAGAACAATGTCGTGGTAAAGAACTTTAATCTGCAGGTCGAGCAAGGAGAGTTCGTCTCCTTCCTCGGCCCCTCCGGCTGCGGCAAGACGACCACATTAAACATGATTGCCGGGTTTCTGGAGCCGGATGGAGGGGATCTGCTGATCAAGGGAAAGCGGATGAACGGCGTTCCTCCCTATAAGCGAGAGTTAGGTATGGTGTTTCAGACCTATTCGCTGTTCCCGCACATGACAGTGGCGGAAAATGTGGGGTATGGTTTGAAGCTGCGCAAAGTGGGCAAGGCGGAGATTGCGGAACGGGTAGAGCGGGTGCTCAAACTGGTGAAATTACCGCAGGTCGCTGATCGTTATCCCAAGCAGCTTTCCGGCGGACAGCGGCAGCGGATTGCCATCGCACGGGCGCTGGTCATTGAACCGTCGCTGCTGCTGCTCGATGAGCCGCTCAGCAACCTGGATGCGAAACTGCGTGAAGAATTGCGTGACGAATTAAAGCGGCTCCATCAGGAAATCGGCGTAACCACGATCTTTGTTACCCATGATCAGGAGGAAGCACTCTCCTTGTCCGACCGCATTGTCGTGCTGAACGATGGCCATGTCGAACAAATCGGTACGCCCGCCGAGATCTACAACCATCCAGCTTCCGAATTCGTCCACACCTTTATCGGCAAAACAAACAAGCTGACCGGAAAGGTGACGGAGGTCGGGCAGGATCGGTTTACTGTGTTGACGGACAGTGGATTGGTTATCGAGACAGCGGCTCAAAGGCAATCGTTCGATGTAGGACAGGAGGTTCACGTGTTTATCCGTCCGGAAAAAATCAGATTGTTCCCAGCTGAGGAAATGGCGGCAAACGGTGGTGTTGGACAGCTTGTCATGACATCGTTCCTGGGGGCTTTTACCGAGTGTGAGGTGCGGATTGGCGAGCAATTGCTCTCGGTAAAAGTGCAGATGATGGAGCAGGATATCGATCTGAGGCAGGGGCAGACAGTAGGCTGCAGCTGGAATCGTGAGGATGTTCTGCTGATGCCGACCGAGAGGGATGCGAGATGACGAGGCGCCTGTCTATCCTGCTTTTAACAGCCCCCAGCATGATCGTTCTGCTGGGCGTGTTTCTCATTCCCATGTTGATGATGTTCTTGCTCAGCTTACAAGACGAGACCGAGCAGTTCAGTCTGCAGAATTACCTGTTGCTGGTCCAAGATCCATACTACTTGGAACTTCTGGGCCGCACCATTCGGGTCAGTCTTTGGACAGTGCTGTGCACATTGGTGCTCGGCTTTCCCGTCGCCATGTTTATGGCCGGAGCATCAGGACGTATGCGGGGCATCGTGGCCATGCTTATTCTGGCACCTCATCTCATTAGCGTGGTGATCCGCAACTTCGGTTGGGTGGTGATCCTCGGAGAGAAAGGCTGGATCAACGAGACGCTGCTCTCGCTGGGTGTGATCGATCAGCCGCTCCGCTTGCTGTACAACGAGCTAGGCGTGGTGATCGGCTTGACCGATGCCTTTATCGCTTACATGGTGCTGGCGATTGCCACTAGTCTGTACGCGATCGACACCTCCCTGTACAAAGCGTCTGCGATCTTGGGAGCATCCCACATCCGCACGTTCTTTACCGTTACGCTGCCTCTCAGCCTGCCCGGAGTGGTGGCGGGGATTACACTGGTATTCAGCTTGTCGATGAGTGCATTCGTCACGCCAGCCCTGATGGGGGGCACATCGGTCAAGGTGATCCCGGTGAGCGCGTATGAACAAATCATGACGACACTCAATTGGCCGTTGGGCGCTGCGCTCGCCTTCATGCTGTTGGGGAGCAGCATTCTGCTCGTCACGCTGTTTGCACGGCTGGTGGAGACGAAACGGTATAAAGAGGTGTTCTCGGCATGAAAAAGATCAATTGGCTTGGAGTTCTTACGATTGTCGTCCTGATACTCGTCAACCTGCCGTTTCTGATCATTATCCCCAGTTCGTTTACAGCTGCCGGCTACCTCGCCTTTCCGCCGGACGGGTTCTCTTGGCAGTGGTATGCCAAGATATTTGACCGGCCTGAGTTTATCGATTCATTTTTGTTCAGCTTGCAGTTGGCCGCCGTTACGGCGGTACTGTCCACATTGATCGGAACGTTGGCGGCATTCGCCCTGTCCAAATACACATTTCGCGGAAGCCGTGTGTTGAACGCCTTGATGCTGTCTCCGCTTACCGTACCTACACTGATTATCGGGATCGCTGCGTTGATGTTTTTTACCCGCATCGGGTTAGCGGGGACGTTTACTGGTCTGCTGCTTGCCCATATCCTGATCTCGATCCCGTACGTCGTGCGGCTCGTGCTGACCGGTCTCAGCACGTTCGACTACACATTGGAGAAAGCCGGATACATGCTTGGAGCGAGACCTCTGCGCGTCTTTTGGGATGTTACCCTTCCGCTGATCCGTCCAGCGATCGTCTCGGGAATGATTTTTTCGTTCCTGACGTCCTTTGACAACGTGACCGTATCGCTGTTCCTGGTTGCACCTGGCACGACAACCCTGCCGCTGACCATTTTCAGCTACATGCAGGAGACACTTGATCCTTTGGTGGCTTCGGTCTCCACCGTCGTGATCCTGTTGAGTCTGGTGTTCATCGTGCTGCTGGAAAAAGTATACGGCTTGGAGCGGTTGTTCGGGCTTAACTCCCAATCACATTAATTGGAGATGGAGAAGACCATGTCGGTTCAAACCAATATGCAAGAGAAGATGCACCAATTTTTACAGTTGCTTGAACAAAGCGTTAACGTAGATTCTCCCTCCAGGGACAAACGACAAGGCGATCAGATGGCGGAGTGGTATGCACGACAGTTTGTACAGTTGACGGATGGCAGGGTAGAGCGAATTGCCAATCCGACCTATGGAGACCAGCTTCGCTGTACGGTCGGCAGTGGTGACAAGCAGATCCTTTTGATCGGACATTACGATACGGTCTGGCCGCTGGGGGAATCAGCACGACGCCCCTTTCGTGTCGAGGATGGGAAAGCATACGGCCCTGGCGTATACGATATGAAAGCAGGGGTGCTGCAGGCGATGTATGCCTTGCACCTGCTGCTGTTAGCGGATCGGCTGCCGATGGACAAAAAAGTGGTCCTGCTGCTCAACAGTGACGAAGAGATTGGCAGCCCGTCATCACGTTCGCTGATTGAGCAGGAGGCTCGCGGCTCGGCAGCCGTCTTTGTACTGGAACCACCGGCGGAGCCGGGTGGAGCGCTAAAAACATGGCGCAAGGGAAGTGCGCATTACCGGTTGAGAGTGCAGGGAATCTCAGCCCATGCCGGTGTCGATCACGGCAAAGGTGTCTCCGCGATTGAGGAACTGGCCGGACAAATCAAATATCTGCACTCGCTGACCGATTATGAGATCGGGACAACGGTAAATGTCGGACTGATCAAAGGTGGGATTGGCGCCAATGTGGTCGCCGACCAGGCGGAAGCGGAGATTGATGTCAGGATGAAGACGACAGAAGAAGCTTCTCGTCTGGAAGCATTGATGGCAAAGCTGCAGCCTACATTGGCCGGTACGAAACTTACTGTGAGCGGTGGTATCCGCCGCCCCCCGATGCAGCGGACCGAGCAGATTGCGGGTCTCTATCTGTTGGCCAAATCGATTGCCGCCGATCAGTTGGGCTTCGAATTGGCGGAATCGGGCACCGGTGGCGTCAGCGACGGCAATTTTGCCGCAGCTTGTGGTGCACCGACGCTGGATGGATTGGGCGCCAGAGGTGGATATGCCCACTCGCCCAATGAGTTTATTTATCTGGATGAGGTACCCAAGCGGACTGCTCTGCTGGCCGGATTGGTGGAACAGTGCTGAATGGAAACGGGATCATTTAGGATCGAATCGGCAGTGCGATGTCTACCGTCGTTCCTTTGTTTCGTTGGCTGGTGATCTGGATTTGCCCGCCGTGATCCTTCATGATTTTATTGCTGATCATCAAGCCAAGTCCGGTCCCGGTATCTTTGGTCGTATAAAACGGTTCTCCCAACTTGGGAATCAGCTCAGAGGGAATACCGCAGCCGTTGTCGGCAAAGCGGATTAAGATCTGGTCGTCTCGTTTGCTGGCCTGGATGACGATCTTGCCTCCGTGGATGACCGCTTCCATTGCGTTTTTCAAAATGTTGATAAAAACCTGTTTCAACTGATTTTCTTCACAATCGACCAGCAGCGGAGTCGTATCAAACTGGGTGATGATATCGATGCTTTGCAGATTGGCTTCCGATCGTAACAGAGTGACCACATTACTCAGGATATCCCGGACGTCCCTTTGCTTCATCTGAAGGCTTTGCGGCTTTGCCAGGATCAGCATTTCACTCACAATCAGATTGATTCGTTCCAGTTCTGACAGCATGATGTCGGTAAATGTTTTGTGCTCGGGCAGCAGCGGCTGCAGATACTGGACAAACCCTTTGAGTGATGTCAGCGGATTGCGGATTTCATGGGCGATCCCGGCGGCCAGTTGGCCGATCACGGAGAGTTTTTCCGTTTTACGGAGAAACTCTTCGTTTTGTTTTCGTTCCGTTACATTTCGTTCTACGACCAGGATGTTTTCCACTTCCTGCCGCTCGTTGAGGATCGGGACGGCTCGGGCTTCCAGATAGACCCATGAGCCGTTTTTATGCTGGGCCCTGTACTCCACCTGAACAGTCTTTTTTTCTACTGCCAACGTTTGATAGGTAGAGGTGACACGGGCGAGATCGTCAGGGTGAATTCTGCTTGTCACGTCGGCAGACATGTACTCTTCTTGGCTTAACCCGGAGTGAAGTTGAATAGAGGGAGAGATGAACTTTTGCTTTAGTTGGAGGTCGTAGATCCCGATGATATCGTTGGTCGCTTCGATCAGCAGACGGTACTGTGCTACGTTTTCCCGGAGTTCTTCGATTGTTTTTGTTTCGGCGGTGGTATCCTTCGATATGGTGCAGATGCCGACGATTGTTCCTGCTTTGTCCCGAAGCGGGGAGCAGGAGAGACTGACAGGAAATAAACTGCCGTCCTTTCGCCTAGCTGTTGTTTTGTAGCCAGATACCCGCTCACCGGAACGGATCCGCTGCCATAGCGCTTCGTATTCTTTAATGGCATCGCCCGGGATGAAGCAGAACGGCTCGTTCATCGCCTCTTCCTCACTCCAGCCGTATGTGGCTGTATAAGCGGTGTTCGCCATGATCATTTGTCCTTCCAGATCGAGGACGTAGAGTGCATCAGCTGCGTCGTGGAAAAATGAGTGAACAATATCGTCACTGTCCGGCATCAGCCGTAGAGATAGATTTCTCATTCTTTCCCATACCTTCCCTATCAAGATTAAGGGGCACCCGTTTCTCTACATGAT contains these protein-coding regions:
- a CDS encoding PAS domain-containing sensor histidine kinase translates to MRNLSLRLMPDSDDIVHSFFHDAADALYVLDLEGQMIMANTAYTATYGWSEEEAMNEPFCFIPGDAIKEYEALWQRIRSGERVSGYKTTARRKDGSLFPVSLSCSPLRDKAGTIVGICTISKDTTAETKTIEELRENVAQYRLLIEATNDIIGIYDLQLKQKFISPSIQLHSGLSQEEYMSADVTSRIHPDDLARVTSTYQTLAVEKKTVQVEYRAQHKNGSWVYLEARAVPILNERQEVENILVVERNVTERKQNEEFLRKTEKLSVIGQLAAGIAHEIRNPLTSLKGFVQYLQPLLPEHKTFTDIMLSELERINLIVSEMLILAKPQSLQMKQRDVRDILSNVVTLLRSEANLQSIDIITQFDTTPLLVDCEENQLKQVFINILKNAMEAVIHGGKIVIQASKRDDQILIRFADNGCGIPSELIPKLGEPFYTTKDTGTGLGLMISNKIMKDHGGQIQITSQRNKGTTVDIALPIRS
- a CDS encoding IclR family transcriptional regulator — its product is MENFLSSVRNSCKLLKVFLDSPKELGVTELSKRLQLSKGAVHKILATLESEGFIRQNEATKQYTLGYTLLELGNKVIKNHDIVDFSAPYLNQLLAQTKELVVLCILDKTDALYVAKLDSPHPIRFNVEIYRRFPPYATSGSRVLLAYQSDAFQQEVLSDVELKKYTPQSFASVEEIKENLRQIKERGYEMSWNRRNQGVTGMAAPVFDATDQVVAAVSVIGPTDRVQPQVDSIRNHLLQITSEMSEQLGHRP
- a CDS encoding ABC transporter substrate-binding protein translates to MMKKALSVLSVMSLVGLLLAGCGNSEPQPAASNQTTSGGNAGSEVQMEGELVVAGNGSTVEKLMKDKIFKKFNEKYPNVKLTYVPGVSTEIVAQVKAQKNAPQIDVAVIEGGEQEKGHQAGLWEPITEKDVPNMNKVPKEYHVSDNSGVTVNVTPIGISYNAKLVEEKGLPIPKSWNDLTKPEMKGYITMAGITSNFGRSPLIMLSYANGGSEKDMDPGFEKLKIIAGYMPTFAKSSAQLMQNLQNESAAYTTWTMARSLVLKDSGLPLEFVFPEEGGNAVLTVASQVKGAQHPVAAKAFIDFLLTDEIQTMYATDLFYSPSVDVKLPDDVAKMLEFDRSKVVTFDNDVVASKTAEWLDRFNKEVAPLAGK
- a CDS encoding ABC transporter ATP-binding protein, which produces MSNMIDVELRNIEKRFQNNVVVKNFNLQVEQGEFVSFLGPSGCGKTTTLNMIAGFLEPDGGDLLIKGKRMNGVPPYKRELGMVFQTYSLFPHMTVAENVGYGLKLRKVGKAEIAERVERVLKLVKLPQVADRYPKQLSGGQRQRIAIARALVIEPSLLLLDEPLSNLDAKLREELRDELKRLHQEIGVTTIFVTHDQEEALSLSDRIVVLNDGHVEQIGTPAEIYNHPASEFVHTFIGKTNKLTGKVTEVGQDRFTVLTDSGLVIETAAQRQSFDVGQEVHVFIRPEKIRLFPAEEMAANGGVGQLVMTSFLGAFTECEVRIGEQLLSVKVQMMEQDIDLRQGQTVGCSWNREDVLLMPTERDAR
- a CDS encoding ABC transporter permease, with the translated sequence MTRRLSILLLTAPSMIVLLGVFLIPMLMMFLLSLQDETEQFSLQNYLLLVQDPYYLELLGRTIRVSLWTVLCTLVLGFPVAMFMAGASGRMRGIVAMLILAPHLISVVIRNFGWVVILGEKGWINETLLSLGVIDQPLRLLYNELGVVIGLTDAFIAYMVLAIATSLYAIDTSLYKASAILGASHIRTFFTVTLPLSLPGVVAGITLVFSLSMSAFVTPALMGGTSVKVIPVSAYEQIMTTLNWPLGAALAFMLLGSSILLVTLFARLVETKRYKEVFSA
- a CDS encoding M20 family metallopeptidase translates to MSVQTNMQEKMHQFLQLLEQSVNVDSPSRDKRQGDQMAEWYARQFVQLTDGRVERIANPTYGDQLRCTVGSGDKQILLIGHYDTVWPLGESARRPFRVEDGKAYGPGVYDMKAGVLQAMYALHLLLLADRLPMDKKVVLLLNSDEEIGSPSSRSLIEQEARGSAAVFVLEPPAEPGGALKTWRKGSAHYRLRVQGISAHAGVDHGKGVSAIEELAGQIKYLHSLTDYEIGTTVNVGLIKGGIGANVVADQAEAEIDVRMKTTEEASRLEALMAKLQPTLAGTKLTVSGGIRRPPMQRTEQIAGLYLLAKSIAADQLGFELAESGTGGVSDGNFAAACGAPTLDGLGARGGYAHSPNEFIYLDEVPKRTALLAGLVEQC
- a CDS encoding ABC transporter permease, translating into MKKINWLGVLTIVVLILVNLPFLIIIPSSFTAAGYLAFPPDGFSWQWYAKIFDRPEFIDSFLFSLQLAAVTAVLSTLIGTLAAFALSKYTFRGSRVLNALMLSPLTVPTLIIGIAALMFFTRIGLAGTFTGLLLAHILISIPYVVRLVLTGLSTFDYTLEKAGYMLGARPLRVFWDVTLPLIRPAIVSGMIFSFLTSFDNVTVSLFLVAPGTTTLPLTIFSYMQETLDPLVASVSTVVILLSLVFIVLLEKVYGLERLFGLNSQSH
- a CDS encoding glycosyltransferase family 2 protein, which codes for MSSLLMIITFFFWLLLFYYSLLTVAGLLYRVRSKPPSQLERYPSVAILIPAHNEAVVIADTLYAMSKIKYPGDLQIYVLNDCSQDETGEIAQYYEHSYPYFHHVHVPPGEPRGKARVLNYGISVTESDYICVYDADNQPEPESVRLLVEAAETVPGAVGAVGYVKTMNESANWLTRMIALEFSTFQLLMQSGRWMLFQLGSLTGTNMLVKRRDLLDAGGYDPYALAEDADLTVTLTERGGLLLIVPEARTWEQEPETIRVWLRQRTRWMQGNLYLLEKAMKNPCMFKGRNLFNTAQLLLVYVCFTGFLLVSDLWFLFGLFGMTDLAQAVQVPLLILWFESWLIYYVQLVSAQMVDKVIRPLDLLVSFVMYFSYSQLWLFILLRALYFQIKLKRTKKAPVWDKTDRFQQAGQQDKSSRMRLLP